One segment of Tamlana crocina DNA contains the following:
- a CDS encoding aldehyde dehydrogenase (NADP(+)) — MITGKNYIGNKLSATGNYSFKTINPKLNTENPTTFVEATPKEIEEAAQLAASAFKTFRNVSGEDKAKFLNAIADEILALDQDLIDAYTTESGLPEGRAIGERGRTVMQLKSFANLVANEDWKGNTFDAAIPDRQPLPKDDLRKTVIPIGPVVVFGASNFPFAFSTAGGDTASALAAGCPVIVKAHEMHAATSELVASAIIKAAEKTGMPNGVFSHLSGRGTVVGSALVNHPKIKGVGFTGSIGAGRAIFNLASQREEPIPVYAEMGSINPVVITPNAIANRGEAIAANYAGSITLGTGQFCTNPGLILTIEDENTPDFIKSLAEKTVAIDAQCMLHPNIKAGFVKNSDSVTAQGGVSTVAKITSDVADNFAASQIATVSGADFLANPKTHQEVFGPFSLVVTSKDEAELIEIIEALEGQLTGTIIAEDDDIAKLSEVVEALTNRVGRIIFNGVPTGVEVCPSMHHGGPYPASTNAKYTSVGTDAIQRWVRPISYQSFPSELLPKGLQK; from the coding sequence ATGATTACAGGCAAAAATTATATCGGAAACAAACTCAGTGCAACAGGCAATTATAGCTTTAAAACTATAAACCCTAAGCTAAACACCGAAAACCCAACAACATTTGTTGAAGCTACACCCAAAGAAATCGAAGAAGCTGCGCAACTAGCTGCTTCGGCTTTTAAAACGTTTAGAAATGTTTCTGGGGAAGACAAAGCTAAATTTTTAAACGCTATTGCAGACGAAATTTTAGCTTTAGACCAAGACTTAATCGATGCTTACACTACCGAATCTGGTTTACCGGAAGGTCGCGCTATTGGTGAACGCGGTAGAACCGTAATGCAATTAAAATCGTTTGCGAATTTAGTGGCTAACGAAGATTGGAAAGGCAACACCTTTGATGCCGCTATCCCAGATAGACAACCACTACCAAAAGACGATTTACGCAAAACAGTAATTCCAATTGGGCCTGTTGTTGTATTTGGAGCAAGTAATTTCCCCTTTGCTTTCTCAACAGCAGGTGGTGATACGGCTAGTGCTCTAGCTGCAGGTTGTCCTGTTATTGTAAAAGCTCACGAAATGCATGCAGCAACATCAGAGCTTGTAGCTTCGGCTATTATTAAAGCTGCCGAAAAAACAGGCATGCCAAACGGTGTGTTTTCACATCTTTCTGGTCGTGGTACGGTGGTTGGTTCGGCTTTAGTAAATCACCCAAAAATTAAAGGTGTTGGTTTTACAGGAAGCATAGGTGCAGGTCGTGCTATTTTTAATTTAGCATCGCAACGCGAAGAACCTATTCCGGTTTATGCCGAAATGGGTAGTATAAATCCAGTAGTTATTACGCCAAATGCTATAGCTAACCGTGGTGAAGCTATTGCTGCCAATTACGCAGGTTCTATTACTTTGGGTACCGGGCAGTTTTGTACAAATCCAGGATTAATTTTAACTATTGAAGATGAAAATACACCAGATTTTATTAAATCTTTGGCCGAAAAAACCGTAGCTATAGATGCACAATGCATGTTACACCCAAACATTAAAGCTGGTTTTGTAAAAAATAGCGATAGTGTAACTGCGCAAGGCGGTGTGAGCACCGTTGCTAAAATTACAAGTGATGTAGCTGATAACTTTGCAGCATCACAAATTGCCACCGTTTCGGGCGCAGACTTTTTAGCAAACCCAAAAACACATCAAGAAGTATTTGGGCCGTTTTCGTTAGTAGTTACAAGCAAGGACGAAGCCGAACTTATAGAAATTATTGAAGCACTCGAAGGTCAATTAACAGGAACTATCATTGCTGAAGATGATGATATTGCTAAACTTAGTGAGGTTGTTGAAGCATTAACCAATCGTGTGGGGCGTATTATTTTTAATGGCGTTCCAACAGGTGTTGAGGTTTGCCCTTCAATGCATCATGGTGGTCCTTATCCAGCTTCAACCAATGCAAAATATACGTCGGTAGGTACCGATGCGATTCAACGTTGGGTACGACCAATAAGTTATCAATCATTCCCTTCAGAATTACTTCCGAAAGGATTACAAAAATAA
- a CDS encoding AraC family transcriptional regulator, protein MKVLPFKIPKPENQALIYQYERESVLYDQLHQHSEIQISYVEKGAGTLIVGDTINEFYPGDILVLGGYVPHVFRTDTSFSELTVVYTLFFDRNSFGKDFFNLPDLEGCDVFFNESENGMKILSRKKKLVKQFLKLKDQNKVERISTLLKIIDHITKAERTALSSFVYKKKYTDDEGKRMKDVLNYAMENYMEIITLEEISQIANMSKNAFCRYFKKRTNKTFFQFLIEIRIENACKMIYNNPDSSISSISELCGFQNTANFNRKFKEIKGLTPSHYRLQRF, encoded by the coding sequence ATGAAAGTACTTCCTTTTAAAATTCCGAAACCTGAAAATCAAGCGTTAATATACCAATATGAAAGGGAAAGCGTATTATACGATCAATTGCACCAACATAGTGAAATACAAATTAGCTATGTAGAAAAGGGAGCCGGTACTTTAATTGTAGGCGACACTATTAATGAATTTTATCCTGGCGATATTTTGGTTTTGGGGGGGTATGTACCTCATGTATTTAGGACTGATACCAGTTTTTCTGAACTAACCGTTGTCTATACATTGTTTTTTGATAGAAATTCGTTTGGAAAGGACTTTTTTAATTTACCCGATTTAGAAGGTTGTGATGTGTTTTTCAACGAATCGGAAAATGGTATGAAAATACTATCGCGCAAAAAGAAGCTGGTAAAGCAATTTTTAAAACTGAAAGACCAAAATAAGGTTGAACGCATTAGTACACTTTTAAAAATTATAGACCATATTACCAAAGCCGAACGTACTGCATTATCTTCATTTGTTTATAAAAAAAAATATACAGACGATGAAGGTAAACGCATGAAAGATGTACTTAACTACGCTATGGAAAATTACATGGAAATTATTACTCTTGAAGAAATATCTCAAATAGCAAACATGAGTAAAAATGCATTTTGTCGTTATTTTAAAAAACGTACCAATAAAACCTTTTTCCAGTTTTTAATCGAAATTAGAATAGAAAATGCGTGTAAAATGATTTACAACAACCCTGACAGTTCTATTTCTTCCATTTCTGAGTTGTGCGGTTTTCAAAATACAGCCAATTTCAATAGAAAATTTAAAGAAATTAAAGGCCTAACGCCATCACATTATAGATTGCAAAGGTTTTAA